The nucleotide window AACACCATTAAAATCAACAACTAAATCAATATCACTATCGTTTTTAAATCTATTTGTTAGCACAGAACCAATAACAAATAGCCTAGCTACATTATGCTTTTTACATAAATCACGAATTTTGTCAATATTGCTTTCTATCAGATTCATAAAGCAAATATACTAATTTTAAAGAAACAATAAAAATGATTAAATAATTCTGATTTATAAACCTAAAAAGCACTCGCTCGCAGAATGCTAGTGTGAGCAAGAAAAAAATCAATTCAACTTAAAATTTAATGGTATTTGAAATAACACATTAACTAAATGCCCTTTATGTTTTCCTGGTTTCCATGCAGGCATAGCTGAAATTACTCTTATAGCTTCTTCATCCAAAATTGGATTGGCGCCTTTTAAAAGTTCAACTTCAGAGATATTACCATCTTTACCAATAATAAACTGAACAAAAACTTTTCCCTGTATACCTTTTTCTTTAGCAATTTCAGGATAAATTACAGTTTGGGCAACCCATTTCATCATTTCATATTCACCACCAGGAAATTCAGGTTTAGTTTCAACAACGTAAAAATTGATATTATCACTTGTAGTATCATTTTTATTAAACACAATATTTTCTTTGAATACTAACTCACCATTTGAAAACAAAGTGTATTTTTTATCTTTTATAGTTACAATAAATGTATCTTTTGAAAACCTTGTAACATTTGAGAACCATCTTTTTGACAATAAGCTATCATTCGTATTTATTACACCAAAAATGCTACTACCATCACCATAAGTATCTTCATTAGGATTATCCTTTCCTACTACTGCAAAACCATTTGAAAATTTTTCTACAATTTTATATTTATATGGAATTACTAATTCTCCTTTTGTATTAATATATCCATAATATCCTGTTCCAAATTTTTCGAACTTACGAACAAAGGCTAAACCATCTGAAAAAGAACCAGCATTGAAATATTCTTCAAGAAAAACTTTTTTCCCTTTTACATCAATAAAAGTATAAAAAGGTATAAAACCACTAGATTCCCTAACTAATGCGATTCCTTCACTAAAAAGCTCAGCCTGATAATATTGAAATTTTATTACTACTTTTCCTTTATTATTTACATAACCCCATTTACCATCTTTTTCTTTTGGAGTTAAAGTATTTACCTGGCAATAAATTAAACTATAATTAAAAAACAGAAGTAAATAACAAATAACAAATTTAAATTGTCTCATGACAAATATCTTAAAATTATATTTTTATAATAAAGTCATCTGCATCTTTCCACGCAGGAAATTTTTCTTTAGCATCGTTTAGTAATCCAAGATTTATTGTGCATGTTATTATTTCTTCTGCAAAAGGTTTTGCAAATGCCATTTCTCTACCAGCATAGTCTATAATCATGCTGTCGCCACTATGAGAAATTTGCTTACCATCATTACCGACTCTGTTTACTGCAGCTACATAGCACTGATTTTCCATAGCACGAGCATAAAGTAATTTTTTCCATGCATCATTTCTGCGCTCAGGCCAGTTTGCAACAAGTAACATTACATCATAATCATTTTTATTGCGCATCCACACTGGAAAACGTAAGTCGTAACAAATCTGCAGAAAAAATCTAAAACCTTTATATTTTACAATTGTGCGTGTATTTCCGGCTGTGTATTCGTTATGTTCACCGGTAATAGTAAATAAATGATGTTTATCGTAATAATGAATTAAACCTGAAGGTTCGGCAAAAATAAAACGATTAAAATATTTTCCGTTTTCTGTAATAATAACACTTCCGCCAATTGCAAAATTATTATGTGCAGATTGTTTGATAATCCAGCTTACAGTTTGTCCATCCATTGCTTCTGCAATCGGACGAGGATTCATGGAGAATCCTGTAGTAAACATTTCTGGCAATAAAACAATATCGGTTTTTCCTTTTAAGTCTGAAAAATTATTTTCAAACTTTTTCATATTTTCGGCAGGATTTTCCCAAACTAGATCGCTTTGTATAAGCGAAATTTTAATTTCTTCCATATTAGCTTTCTGTAGTAAAACCTTCAGGATGTTTAGCTTTTACACCAACATAACAAGCTTTTATTTTAAGCATATCGGCATCAAAGTCGCCGGTTGGCTCGAATATCCAAAGTGGTCCAAGTTGTTTTTTTCCGTAATCAACAGTTGATACAACAACAGGCACTTTAGCTTCAGTTGCTATCTGATAAAAACCTTTTTTCCACCGTTTCACTTTTTTACGTGTTCCTTCAGGAGTTATAACAAGGAAAAAAGAATCACGTTTTTTATATTCAGCAACCATTTGAGCAACCATATCGTTATGCCTGTCTCCCCTTTTCACAGGTATTGCACCTAATGCCCGAATTATCGGTCCTACCGGGAAAAAGAAAAACTCTTTTTTAATTACAAATTTTGCACTAATTCCAAAGCTGTGTAAACCCAGCCAACCCATAATAAAATCCATAATGCTGGTATGTGGTGCTGCAATAACCAAAAGCTTTTTGGCATCGGGAGGAAATGAACCAATTAAATGCCATCCCATTATTTTCACTACAGTTCTTGCAAATCTTTTAGCAGCCATTATCTAATTTAGAATTTACGATTTTCGAATTAGGATTTTATGAATTACAAATATAACTTAAAGTTTTATTTTAAATAACAACAAATTAATAACATATAAACTAATGTCATTCTGAGTGTAACGAAGAATCTAAATTCGAAAGCAGATTCTTCACTACGTTCAGAATGACAAAAAAAATGTAAAATAAAACAGTCAGGCCGAAAGACCTGACTGCATAAAAATATCAAAAAAAATACTACTATAGTCATGGTGAGCGGAGTCGAACCATGACCCTTCGACTTCCCTTCGTCAGGCTCAGGGCAGGCGCTCAGGGGGACTTTAGTGGCTTTTAGAAATTTTCTCCCAATAACTCAAAAAATGCTTTTGGATGTGCGCATACCGGGCAGTTTTCCAAAGCTTTTGTACCTTCATGAATATATCCGCACTCGCGGCACATCCATTTTACTTTTTCGTCTTTCTGAAAAACCTTTTCGTTTTCAATATTTGCCAATAATTTTCTGAATCTTGCTTCATGTTCTGCTTCAATTTTTGCAATTAATTTAAAAGCTGTTGCAACATCTTTAAAGCCTTCTTTTGAAGCTATCTCTGAAAATTCAGGATAAAGCATTGTCCATTCCTCGTTTTCGCCATTAGCTGCAGCTAAAAGATTCTGAGGAGTAGTTCCAATAATACCTGCAGGATAAATTGCAGTAATTTCTACAGGACCTCCTTCAAGAAAATTAAAAAATCTTTTTGCATGAGTTTTTTCCTGTAATGATGTCATCATAAACATTTCGGAAATTTGCTCGTAACCTTCTTTTTTAGCCACTTTAGAGAAAAATTCATAACGATTTCTTGCCTGTGATTCGCCTGCGAATGCTTTTAACAGGTTTTTTTCTGTTTGTGTTCCTTTTAGACTCATAGTTTATTTGTTAAATATCATTTTTTGTACTTCAACTCCATTTATTTTTTTAAGCTCTGATTCAAACAAATCCATTTCATCAACCAAGCCTGTTAACTCTAATATTACCAGTCCGCTTAAACTGCAATAATTGTCAACTACCTCATGTAAACCTAATCTTGTTTTAATAGAACAACCAAATTTAGTAAACAAATTCTGGATTGCAATAGCATCTTTATTTCTTTCAGAAACATATATGCCTAAAATTCTTATTTCTTTCATAGTTTTTATTGTTTCTGTCATTCTAGAATCTATTCTAGTTTACCCTTCGATCCGCCGCGGCGGACGCTCAGGGTGACTCTAGTACCACTCAGGATGACAAAATATTTATATCGAAAAATTCATTTCCTGAACTTCAATTCCACCAATTTCTGTAAGTTCCATTTTTAATTTAAAAAATTCTTCAGGTGCATCAACAATTTGTAGAATAATAAAACCTACTCTACTGCATGTGTTTTCAGAAACCTCATGAAAACCCAACCTTGTTTTAACAATGTGCGCATATTTCGACAAAATTATCTGAGTTTTATTTGCCTCTTTAATTCTGTCTTTTATTGCAATACCAATAATTTTATAGCTTGACATATTTTTATAAATTAAAAATATAAATCGTGTTTTCCTTGTTTAATAAGCTCAATTCGTTTTTTTAGTTCTTCGGTATTTGCATTATTCTCCAAACCGGCTAATTCTTTATCAATTGCTTTCCAACCCTCAATCTTAACATCAGGAGTAGCATAATCCATTAAATACTCAGCCAAAGTTAAAATTGCATTCGGAGTACAAAAACGTTTTATAAAGCCGGGAACAGAAAATTCCATAAAATGTTCTCCTGTTCTACCCTGTCTGTAACAAGCTGTACAGAATGAAGGCAAATAACCTGTATGTAACAAATCACGAATAATTTCATTCAATGATCTGTCATCATTAATCTTAAATTGCTCACGGTTTAAATCCTGCTCCTGATTCTTAAATTTGTAATATCCGCCAAGCTCAATTTTGGTTCCACCGTCGATCTGCGAAACTCCAAAACTAATAACCTCATTACGAATCTCGGCATTTTCGCGGGCAGTTAAAATTAAACCAGTATACGGAACAGCTAATCTTAAAATTGCAACCAATCTGGTAAATTCACTATTGCTTACCATATATTTAGGATCAACATTTAGTGAAGAGGCATCCTGAATTCTTGGGAAAGATATTGTATGCGGACCAACATTGTAACATGCTTCAAGATGATTTGTATGTCTTACCAATGAAAGCACTTCAAACCGCCAGTCGTATAATCCAAATAAAACACCAATACCAACATCGTCAATTCCGGCTTCCTGTGCACGATCCAACCCAGTCAGACGGTAATCATAATCTGCTTTTTTACCACCAAGGTGATATTGTTTATATGCTTCGGGATTATATGTTTCCTGAAAAATCTGATAAGTTCCAATACCTGCTTTACCAATTGTTCTGAATCCCTGAATATCTAATGGTGCTGCATTAATATTAACTCTTCTGATTTCTCCGAAATCTTTTTTAACATTATACACTAATTCAACATCGTGAGCAATACGTTCAGGAGAATATTCTTTATGTTCACCGTAAACAAGAATCAATCTTTTTTGTCCATTTTCTTCCAATGCAACAACTTCTTTTACGATTTCTTCGTCGTTAAGTGTTTTTCTTATCGCTTCAGTATTTGTTGAACGAAATCCACAATACTGGCAATTATTAGAGCATTTATTGCCAATGTACAATGGGGCAAATAAAACTATTCTGTTTCCGTAAACTCTTTCTTTAAGAGTTCTTGCACCTTGTTTTATTTCTTCAATCAACTCAGGATCTGTAGCATTAATAAGCACTGCAGTTTCTTCGAGCGTCAATCTAAGTTTACTTAATGATTTTGCAATTACTTCGCGAACTCTTTCTTTTGTTGAAACAGTATTATTAATACAGTTCCAAATCTCACTCTCACTTATAAATGGCTGCATCCTTTTATCGGGAATAACACATTTTTCTGGATTAAATTTCATTTTTTTAGATTTAGGAATCAGCAAACTTTATTCTTTTGCATTACAAAATTAGTTTTAATTAATATATGTTTAGATGATTAAAGTTTGGTTATATTCTGTTATTTAATATCATATATCTAACCATTTAGATTTTAGAATAATTCATTTTATATTCATTGACTACAAAAGATTTACATTCTTAAATAATTAAATTAATAATTTTATTTACATGTCCTTTAACACTTAAAATCTTTTTATTTATATTTGAAACATGAAAAAAGCAATTTTAATAATAGCATGCAGCCTTTTTTGGTTTGGAGTTCAAGCACAAAAAAAGAAATCAAAAGATAATCCCACATGGTTTAATCTTGAATTAAAAGGTGGTGGCGGTATAAGTTTACTCGCAAACAGCAACATCTGGGGTGACGACAAAATAAGTTACTTTCATTTTAAGTTTCAGCCTGCATATGGGATAGGACTTGGTTCACACATTGTAAAAGGACTGGCTGTGCAGTTTGAAAAAAGCTGGTCAACATTCGGCCAGAAATTTTCATATAATAATAATCTTCCCGACCAGAATTACGAATTCAAATCAAATGAATGGGCATTTTATGTTAGAAGTACTGGCGAAAGTGACAATGGAGGATTTGTAGGATTAGGTTATAGAGCTTCAAGTATAAGTGGTACTGATTCAATTTCTAAATTCAGAAAAAATTTAAGTTTTATTCAACTTGAATTTGGCGGACCAGTATGGCAAAACAATATGCTTGATATAAACTTAAACATGAGAATAGGATATTGCATAAACGATATGGTAACTGCAAAAGATTACCACCCTGGAGCATATACTACTTATCCAAAATATACAGGAACCCACCCTATTACTGCTCAATTATTGGTTGGATTAAACTGGCACATTGGTTACTGGGCAACCTCAAATTGCAAACATAAAGGGTTTAATTTCTTTGGTCCAAATAGTTAGAAATAACATTATTCTCAATATTTCTCTCCTATAACCTAAGTTTTATTTTTCAGCCTGAAATTTTTTAATCTTTTCTATTTCTGCTTTTAGGTTATTAATTTCTGAAGCTTGCGAATTAAACTTTTCGTTTTCCTGAAGCAGTTTATTTATTTGAATTTGCTGCACATCATTAATTTTTTTCTGATCCTGCAATGCTTTTATCAATGGAGAAATAAAATTACTGTAATTCACTGTTTCAACTATGCCATCATAATTATAACTGACAAATAAAGGGTTAATTTTTTCTACTTCTTCAGCAATTAATCCAAATTGTTTTTTATTAAAGTTATCATTCTTATAAATGTAATTAACAGGACGAAGTTGATATAACCAATCTATATTTTCCATATCGGAGATATCTTTCTTATAGCGTTTTGAAGAAGCTACATATCCTAATTTTCCAGTATTATCAATAAACAAATCACGATTTGTAGTTCCTACAGTTGAATTATAAACAGCTGGCAAGTAAGTTTCTCCATTCTTTAAAACAGTCATTGCATTGGTTCTCGAGGATGCAGTTGCGCCAATACCAATAATAAATAACGGGTCGGTTGCAATCCAGTTTGTCATACCTGTAGCAGAACATGTTGTATCGTTATATCTTCCTATTACAAATGATGCATAAGGCTTTGCATTAGTTCCCCTACTAAATGCAGTTGAATAATCACCTCCAGCCCTGTTTATGTAACCCATGGCAGTTGAATATAAGCCTGCTGCTGTATTTAATTCTCCCAAAACAGTAGAGATACCACCACTGGCAGTATTATTTCTACCAATTGCAACAGAATAGCTTCCGGTAGCTTTTGCATTATATCCTATAGCTGTAGCAGAATATCCACTTGCAACTGAATTTGCACCAATTGCACTGGCATATTTCCCGCTGGAAGTTGAATTAAATCCGATTGCTGTGGATGATTCGCCACTTGCTTTAGTTAATTTACCCATTGTTGTTGCATACCAGTTATTAGCTTTAGTTTGATAACCCATGGCAAGAGAATACCATCCCAATGCCGTATCCTGAGTACCAAATGCAAAAGCTCCTTTTCCGCTGGCTATTGATCCCATACCAAAAGCATATGAGTAGTTGCCGCTTGCAATTGTGGGATTAGTAGGTGCACCAATAGAATCAACTCCTGAAGATCCGATTGCAAAACATCTCAGACCCTGGGCTTTTGCTCCCGAGCCGATAGCATAAGAAGCACTGTCGCCGGCAAAAGCATAGTTACCCAAAGCATATGTGTTAGGACCTTTAGCAGTTGCAAAATATCCTATTGCAGTTGCATAATTCCCTCTGGCAACAGTTTTATAGCCCAACGCCTGAGACTGCATACCTATTGCTTTTGACTCAAAACCGGAAGCAAAAGAATTTACTCCCACACTATCTTTATTTTCAATAAGAACTCTGCCTGTTAAAAAAGCCTCTTTTGTAGGATACCACAATATTCTGGCTTTACTCGGATCAATAATTTCAGTAGTATCAACGCTTACATTTAAATAATCTTTAATTCCGCCTGAATTAATTCCCATTACAGCAAAACCATCATTATTAATATCTTCATTTAAAAAAATTCTTGTTTTATCTGGTGTTACTTTCAAATAATTATGTGTTATTGCTTTTGCGTTATTTCGTCCACTTACTGCAAAACCACCTCGGTTAGATTGAATAGCATCATCGTTTACAAACACATTAACGCTATCTTGATATACTACAAAAACTGTCTGGCCTAATGAATTTTTAACCTCAAATAACGGATCAGTTGCCAATGCAGTTGAACTTCCCTGAATAACCATTCTACCAGATGGATTATTAAGTCCAACACCTACATTACCATTATTTGCATTGTAAATATTGTTACCACTTTTATTCCACAAAGTATCAACATTCCCTGCGGCTTGAGAATACATAGCATATGGAACAGAAAGAAGTTGAGTAGTTCCCATATCAATATAACCACTGCCAAGATCTGCTTCTACCTTAATAAAATGATTTGATGCTCCCCAGTTTATTGTTGAAAAATTTCCTGTAACAACAGTTCCATTTCCTACAGATAAAGATACTATTCCAAATGTATTCGTTGTTAAGGTATGTGTCTCAACATATTCTGCAACACCAACAGCAGAAACAGGAATAATACTTAATCTCAAATTTACTGATTGAGATTGTAACACA belongs to Bacteroidia bacterium and includes:
- the hydG gene encoding [FeFe] hydrogenase H-cluster radical SAM maturase HydG, which produces MKFNPEKCVIPDKRMQPFISESEIWNCINNTVSTKERVREVIAKSLSKLRLTLEETAVLINATDPELIEEIKQGARTLKERVYGNRIVLFAPLYIGNKCSNNCQYCGFRSTNTEAIRKTLNDEEIVKEVVALEENGQKRLILVYGEHKEYSPERIAHDVELVYNVKKDFGEIRRVNINAAPLDIQGFRTIGKAGIGTYQIFQETYNPEAYKQYHLGGKKADYDYRLTGLDRAQEAGIDDVGIGVLFGLYDWRFEVLSLVRHTNHLEACYNVGPHTISFPRIQDASSLNVDPKYMVSNSEFTRLVAILRLAVPYTGLILTARENAEIRNEVISFGVSQIDGGTKIELGGYYKFKNQEQDLNREQFKINDDRSLNEIIRDLLHTGYLPSFCTACYRQGRTGEHFMEFSVPGFIKRFCTPNAILTLAEYLMDYATPDVKIEGWKAIDKELAGLENNANTEELKKRIELIKQGKHDLYF
- a CDS encoding amidohydrolase, whose amino-acid sequence is MEEIKISLIQSDLVWENPAENMKKFENNFSDLKGKTDIVLLPEMFTTGFSMNPRPIAEAMDGQTVSWIIKQSAHNNFAIGGSVIITENGKYFNRFIFAEPSGLIHYYDKHHLFTITGEHNEYTAGNTRTIVKYKGFRFFLQICYDLRFPVWMRNKNDYDVMLLVANWPERRNDAWKKLLYARAMENQCYVAAVNRVGNDGKQISHSGDSMIIDYAGREMAFAKPFAEEIITCTINLGLLNDAKEKFPAWKDADDFIIKI
- a CDS encoding tail fiber domain-containing protein; the encoded protein is MKNILFSIFATVITLTSVAQTPQSFQYQAVIRDASGNVLQSQSVNLRLSIIPVSAVGVAEYVETHTLTTNTFGIVSLSVGNGTVVTGNFSTINWGASNHFIKVEADLGSGYIDMGTTQLLSVPYAMYSQAAGNVDTLWNKSGNNIYNANNGNVGVGLNNPSGRMVIQGSSTALATDPLFEVKNSLGQTVFVVYQDSVNVFVNDDAIQSNRGGFAVSGRNNAKAITHNYLKVTPDKTRIFLNEDINNDGFAVMGINSGGIKDYLNVSVDTTEIIDPSKARILWYPTKEAFLTGRVLIENKDSVGVNSFASGFESKAIGMQSQALGYKTVARGNYATAIGYFATAKGPNTYALGNYAFAGDSASYAIGSGAKAQGLRCFAIGSSGVDSIGAPTNPTIASGNYSYAFGMGSIASGKGAFAFGTQDTALGWYSLAMGYQTKANNWYATTMGKLTKASGESSTAIGFNSTSSGKYASAIGANSVASGYSATAIGYNAKATGSYSVAIGRNNTASGGISTVLGELNTAAGLYSTAMGYINRAGGDYSTAFSRGTNAKPYASFVIGRYNDTTCSATGMTNWIATDPLFIIGIGATASSRTNAMTVLKNGETYLPAVYNSTVGTTNRDLFIDNTGKLGYVASSKRYKKDISDMENIDWLYQLRPVNYIYKNDNFNKKQFGLIAEEVEKINPLFVSYNYDGIVETVNYSNFISPLIKALQDQKKINDVQQIQINKLLQENEKFNSQASEINNLKAEIEKIKKFQAEK
- a CDS encoding rubrerythrin family protein, coding for MSLKGTQTEKNLLKAFAGESQARNRYEFFSKVAKKEGYEQISEMFMMTSLQEKTHAKRFFNFLEGGPVEITAIYPAGIIGTTPQNLLAAANGENEEWTMLYPEFSEIASKEGFKDVATAFKLIAKIEAEHEARFRKLLANIENEKVFQKDEKVKWMCRECGYIHEGTKALENCPVCAHPKAFFELLGENF
- a CDS encoding TonB family protein, giving the protein MRQFKFVICYLLLFFNYSLIYCQVNTLTPKEKDGKWGYVNNKGKVVIKFQYYQAELFSEGIALVRESSGFIPFYTFIDVKGKKVFLEEYFNAGSFSDGLAFVRKFEKFGTGYYGYINTKGELVIPYKYKIVEKFSNGFAVVGKDNPNEDTYGDGSSIFGVINTNDSLLSKRWFSNVTRFSKDTFIVTIKDKKYTLFSNGELVFKENIVFNKNDTTSDNINFYVVETKPEFPGGEYEMMKWVAQTVIYPEIAKEKGIQGKVFVQFIIGKDGNISEVELLKGANPILDEEAIRVISAMPAWKPGKHKGHLVNVLFQIPLNFKLN
- a CDS encoding 1-acyl-sn-glycerol-3-phosphate acyltransferase; protein product: MGWHLIGSFPPDAKKLLVIAAPHTSIMDFIMGWLGLHSFGISAKFVIKKEFFFFPVGPIIRALGAIPVKRGDRHNDMVAQMVAEYKKRDSFFLVITPEGTRKKVKRWKKGFYQIATEAKVPVVVSTVDYGKKQLGPLWIFEPTGDFDADMLKIKACYVGVKAKHPEGFTTES